A window from Gossypium raimondii isolate GPD5lz chromosome 7, ASM2569854v1, whole genome shotgun sequence encodes these proteins:
- the LOC105766541 gene encoding uncharacterized protein LOC105766541 — protein sequence MNFRKGNLVEVLRGEDDPCGSWFTANIVTADVENCVVRYKLLMDHEGKQVVEKLQRKDVRPLPPSVNWKSWAVGDVAEVFDNRCWRVGKITKVLKNNDRFVIKFFGSIQLMEFHGSSLRIRQAWDGKKWVVRGKVAQCEGLTNNFTPKFPNRAGGLLFRTSCHLTKTPQFREKDREGMHKGRADNATLRMSLRAANKGYDHHSEECDPIFRRTLRRRKLPPFSRGCNDKTLKRTHPLFDQVDDISFPHVVGLDGEVIKQSAKRIKNTTPHCLYDSSRPVLSSKDSDQCSVASCSSNGVADYAGQIYRIPSGSTADNSDAESSFPYSCGKRDLQLSPADKVVDIHELELRAYKSTVEALYASGPLTWEQEFLLTNLRLSLNISDKEHLLQLRHLLSAQVMR from the exons ATGAATTTCAGAAAAGGGAACTTGGTGGAGGTATTAAGAGGAGAAGATGATCCATGTGGCTCCTGGTTTACTGCTAATATTGTTACGGCGGACGTCGAAAACTGTGTTGTTAGATACAAACTGCTGATGGACCATGAAGGAAAACAAGTGGTGGAGAAGCTTCAAAGGAAGGATGTTAGACCCTTACCTCCAAGTGTAAATTGGAAGAGTTGGGCAGTCGGCGATGTAGCTGAGGTGTTTGATAACCGGTGTTGGAGGGTTGGAAAGATCACAAAGGTGTTAAAGAACAACGACCGATTTGTCATTAAGTTCTTTGGGTCAATCCAACTTATGGAATTTCATGGGTCGAGTTTAAGGATTAGACAGGCTTGGGATGGCAAGAAGTGGGTGGTGAGGGGGAAG GTTGCTCAGTGTGAAGGCTTGACCAACAATTTCACACCAAAATTTCCAAATCGTGCTGGTGGCTTGCTTTTCAGGACTTCATGTCATTTAACCAAAACCCCACAATTTAGGGAGAAGGATAGAGAGGGAATGCATAAGGGCAGAGCTGATAATGCCACCTTGCGTATGTCCTTGAGAGCTGCAAATAAAGGCTATGACCATCACTCTGAAGAATGCGACCCCATCTTCAGACGAACCCTTAGGAGAAGGAAATTACCGCCTTTCTCTAGAGGTTGCAACGACAAAACTCTTAAGAGAACACATCCTTTGTTTGACCAGGTAGATGATATTTCTTTCCCGCATGTAGTAGGGCTTGACGGAGAAGTCATTAAGCAATCAGCTAAAAGGATCAAAAACACAACTCCTCACTGTTTATATGATTCTTCTAGACCTGTTTTGTCTTCTAAAGATAGTGACCAATGCTCAGTTGCTAGTTGTAGTTCTAATGGTGTAGCTGACTACGCTGGCCAAATTTATCGTATACCATCAGGAAGCACAGCTGATAATTCTGATGCCGAGTCATCATTCCCCTATTCATGTGGCAAGAGGGACTTACAGTTGTCCCCTGCTGATAAGGTTGTTGACATCCATGAACTTGAGCTTCGTGCTTACAAGTCAACAGTGGAGGCATTGTATGCTTCGGGTCCTTTAACTTGGGAGCAGGAGTTCCTGTTAACAAATCTCCGCCTTTCCCTTAACATTTCCGACAAGGAACACCTGCTCCAGCTGAGGCACCTTTTGTCTGCTCAAGTTATGCGATAG
- the LOC128042431 gene encoding uncharacterized protein LOC128042431 has product MKKAFGSSHSIILTISKNCSYYEHSMVAVRQVCPHRLVVQDTSLSRRQWGFDFPWG; this is encoded by the coding sequence atgaaaaaagcTTTTGGCTCTAGTCATTCCATTATATTGACAATTTCAAAAAACTGCTCATACTATGAGCATAGTATGGTCGCGGTTAGGCAAGTATGCCCCCATCGTCTAGTGGTTCAGGACACCTCTCTTTCAAGGAGGCAGTGGGGATTCGACTTTCCCTGGGGGTAG